AGCAAGAATCTCATCATCCCAGTCATACTTTGCTTTACACAAATCTTGTAGTATAATCTTAGGTGGCAGCAGTGCAGGTGCTGCCATACCCAATCGGTCGTACACTGAGCCTACCACTCCAAGGATGCCACGTCTGGTTGCTGGTTTCTCTTTAATTCTATTGCTGAAACCAAGAGTATCTGACTCCACATTCCAGTTTATACCTAGAGCTTGCTCAGTCGGCAAGTCATCTTGCTCTAAGTCCAAATTCTTTATTTCCTTGGCTCTCTCATCTTCTGGGATGCATTCCAGTATGGGAGGACGTACATTGCTAATCCATTTTGTGAGTCTGAAACCACCCTTCTTGCAGGTATCTATGAGGCCAGCAGCCAAAGTCTTTCCATCAGTCACAGTTGGTACTGCTTTCAACATATCATCAACGTAGAAATTTCTATGCATAGTTTTCTTTATACTCTGTCATCTGCAGATCTCTTCAAGGCATAATTACAGCAACTGGGTGAAGACGTAACTCCAAAAATGTGTACTTTCATGCGGTACTCAACTGGAGGGCATTCGACATTGCCATCTGGCCACCACAGAAAACGCTGGTAATCTTGATCTGTTTTTGACACATGTACTTGCGAGAACATTGCTTCTACATCTGACATTAGTGCAATCCGTTCTTCTCGGAACAGAATAAGTACTCCTAACAAAGAACTTGTCAAATCAGGTCCCTGCATCAATTCCCTGTTCAGGGATGTTCCTCGGTATTCTGCGCTGCAATCGAAGACTACTCTTATCTTTTGCTTCTGGGGTGGTAAACTCCATGATGAGGGAGGTACCATATCTTTTCCATTCTTCCAGCCAGTTCTGTATGTGGAACCTTCTCAGCATAACCCTTCTTTACaatgtcttctatgaaggctGTATACTCAGTGCGATACTTATCATCTCTACTAAACCGTTTCTTCAGCTGAGCTAGTCGATGTTCCATTGCAGTCTTGTTATTTGGCATTATAACTTTCTCGTTACGAAATGGAAGTGGAACTTGATGGTGTCCAtcgatatattttgtttcactttCCACAAGTTTCATGAACCTTTGATCTTCTATTGAGTCTTCTGGCTTATCATCTATAATACGCTCACTATACTCGCGATTGAAATAATCAGTCAATTGCTGGTCAAATGCTGGCCCAGTCTTAGTATATGGTTTTGGACCACGAAGCGACATGTCTGTTTTAAACTTGTTATAAGGTAAATTAAGCATTAGTAATCGATCATATCTCGGTATATAATTTTGGTACACGAAGCGACATGCAACTACGCTTGACTGCCCCGTCACGCGTCTATGACCCATATATCGTATTATGTTATTTGTCTAATTGAACACCTCAGTGAACACCTCAGTGACTCAGTGACGCATGACTACCCTCAGGTAGCCTCAGGTATGTCCGGGTTAAAGATCAATAGTCTGACAAAGGGCTGACAAAGTGCGTACAAATGAGTGTTTACAAACTGTTTACGGTTCATATATCACCTTGTATGTATGTCGTATTCTAAATTAGAGAGATAAAAACACAgagtatatacacacaataaattcaaaatgtcaaacgaACAAAGACAAAATTCAATCACTTTTGAAGATGACACAATTGAATCAAGTCCACTTTCTCTGATTGATCCTGCTATCGCTTATCCTGTAGAGAATGGTGAGGATTTATTACTGGATATTTTAGATGAAAAAAGAAGGATCCAAGAGGTTCCTACAATCAAATGGAGAGAAGTTCCAACAGAAAAACCATTTCTAATTACTCGATATCAGAAAATTTATTCTTGTTACGGTCCCGGATTAAGGATTTGTCTCAATAATCCAATAACTCATAACGAACTTTATTATACTTACGCTCCTAGCAGAATGATAAATGAGATTCTTACAAATCCAAAACTGCCATTAATAGTTGTTTCACATGGATTAAAAAAATCTTTGAAAAATCCAAAGAAATCGTATCATAGTTATACTCTAATGGATTTTGATGTAGTAAACCaaaaattaatggaaaaaaaGAAGTTAAATAACAGTTAAATAACAGTTAAATCATAATGTAAGGATCATTCAAaaaacttgatttttttttttttttggtttatttaacttcagttttaaaaagatttgacgCCATCGTAAACGCCACCAACTAAATCTCACTATCTCTGGATATTCTGCGTTCCATTTATCCcaaaatcatttaaaaatttGATTCTGTGAAAATGATTCCATTTTTAACTCTGGTATTAAAGCAGCCtcctgatattttcctaagtatAATAGAATTGCTTTTATAATTACACTGAAGTTGAGTGATCGATATCTTGTTGGCTCCATATAAACTTcattaattgataaaaatattatagtaacagttcttaaaagataataatttagattatatttttttaaaactcttttAATGTGGTTTTTAGGGTTATAGATGCTTcgacttttttgttttctttgatcATGTTCAAAGTTTTCATCTGAAGATTCATCTAAAGATTTATCTAAAGATTCATCTAAATGTTTATCTAAAGGTTTGTTTAACGAATTACAGCAGTCAAAACAGTGAAACCTTCCATAGATGttaccacaaatgtttttacaaatatcatcactaggtatattgaattttctacatatgttacaatgtatgatgttataCCAGTTTATGTCTGTCATCGAATCACAACAATGAGATGATTTTCCAAACAGTGTACCGTAAATGTTAGTACAATCACGAGTTGTATTTGTTACACCATTTCGTTTACATAATTGACATGCCATTATATAGttagtttattatattattttaatagttagtttattatattatatatttttttgttaaataaactaataatattccaccaccagctaaataaatatattggtaTGTCTTCATGTTGTTAGAAGGTTGATAATAGTCACTAAATTCAGGTTCATTCTTAAGACTGGCAAGACTACTTTGTGTACTCTGTGGATGAAATTCAAGATACAAATTTAAGTTTTGATCAGTCAGAACCAGATTTTGTCTCGCATGAACATctaaatttttttgtttcgcTATAAAATCCAATACTTTCTGTCTATGTTCCAACCATACCTCTcgatctttattgaaattctccaaagctaaatcatgtctctttaattctttttcatgttcttcttTCGTATCGCCTGTAACTGTCTTACCTATATAACTAGCTCCAACAAAGGCAGTTGCATTTAAAATAGCTCCACCAACCAACATCGCAACTGCCGCACCcattatatatagtatatattataactatattaaattatattaattcgATATAATGATTCGATAGTAACTCCATTGTGTTTGAAAAGAATTAccagtttatctttaatactaagatttgggtctttgagtacttctttcaaagcagATGTCTCAGCTAACttattgtgtaaaatatcagtttctttattatatt
The nucleotide sequence above comes from Glandiceps talaboti chromosome 10, keGlaTala1.1, whole genome shotgun sequence. Encoded proteins:
- the LOC144440774 gene encoding uncharacterized protein LOC144440774 → MHRNFYVDDMLKAVPTVTDGKTLAAGLIDTCKKGGFRLTKWISNVRPPILECIPEDERAKEIKNLDLEQDDLPTEQALGINWNVESDTLGFSNRIKEKPATRRGILGVVGSVYDRLGMAAPALLPPKIILQDLCKAKYDWDDEILAKYQRQWERWLKDLSKLEENFMVPRCMKPENFSEIDIVQLHHFSDVSESGYGAVSYFQLVDKNDNVHRAFLMAKARVAPLKKISIPRMELTAGTVAVRLDRLIRQELALTVNGSFFWTDSRTVLRYINNEPT